A stretch of Acidobacteriota bacterium DNA encodes these proteins:
- a CDS encoding DUF2723 domain-containing protein encodes MSSTRRLRWIDRALALGVALLIFQVYFVTIYPGLFGMGDAAKFSFVGKVLGTPHAPGYPMYVWVSHLFSYVPWGTLAFRMNVLSALLGALAVFFLYFAARAVGTRPAVAASAALACGLGRAFWAKSQYAKGYTLTAALVCAGLVLLLRWSQTGRRSLFYWAIAVFTFSIGNHLIIVSILPALVLHALMTNARLALAPRTILLTVGLLAVGFSQYSLILIRTWQQAPYLEARATTFTELVEVVTARRYANEIGAFAAADVVRTRVPVVAGLVARELTWPGLALVLVGAVVLLRRRARDAVLCVGGAVGVMALTVNMSSNEDEGFMLSAFLLLWLLAAFGLEAIWSWRGRLGAIAALIVSIGLPASQVAGNYVANDHHRRTFETRYFNALFERLPDKSAIVMDKYPTNMMLNYKLFGEGAAAGRDIVMVPSVPEQVVAFQKRGYKVFLFDQARVELAQFDYRVEPVQLSAEPFPEYLPQVREGFTVVVAATPVAAAGLMSHPQGWAHIGVSPDRVFRKVGTPYGVIGVAGARGTALEAPEGNEVNVSLASGAAVGTTNALAPAEIRVQADSQSAAIWIGGKEQGRTSDGAVVAVVSPSGSVLETFVLRPADEFRVPFDMRLFPFFELTSAGTCLNLGNQGWRDISTLPVDGRVTLRIDNYRAFESRATFYVVGDRPAAPTLFDARGTGELKVSAQSFRTGDAAERRAMARVMADDNQVLPLDAPAGSVVSRVEVAVNDNGDYKAALLDLGLHPTRTLVRVTVDLNNPRRATVCGAAPGISR; translated from the coding sequence TTGTCGTCGACGCGCCGTCTCCGGTGGATCGATCGCGCCCTTGCGTTGGGCGTGGCGCTCCTCATCTTTCAGGTGTACTTCGTCACGATCTACCCGGGCCTGTTCGGCATGGGAGACGCCGCGAAGTTTTCGTTCGTCGGGAAGGTCCTCGGCACGCCGCACGCGCCGGGCTATCCGATGTACGTCTGGGTCTCCCACCTGTTTTCGTACGTCCCCTGGGGTACCCTCGCGTTCCGGATGAATGTGCTGTCGGCCCTGCTGGGGGCACTGGCGGTGTTCTTCCTGTACTTCGCCGCGCGCGCTGTGGGCACCCGTCCTGCGGTGGCCGCGTCGGCCGCGCTCGCCTGCGGTCTTGGCCGCGCCTTCTGGGCGAAGTCGCAATACGCCAAGGGGTATACCCTCACCGCCGCGCTCGTCTGCGCGGGCCTGGTGTTGTTGTTGCGCTGGAGCCAGACCGGCCGCCGGTCCTTGTTCTATTGGGCCATCGCCGTCTTCACCTTCAGCATCGGCAATCACCTGATCATCGTTTCGATTTTGCCGGCGCTTGTGCTGCACGCGTTGATGACCAACGCGCGCCTGGCCCTGGCCCCACGCACGATCCTGCTGACTGTGGGACTGCTGGCGGTGGGGTTCTCGCAGTACTCGTTGATTCTGATTCGGACGTGGCAGCAGGCGCCGTATCTTGAAGCCAGAGCCACCACGTTCACTGAACTGGTGGAGGTGGTGACCGCGCGCCGGTACGCGAACGAAATCGGCGCGTTCGCCGCAGCCGATGTCGTCCGTACCCGCGTGCCCGTGGTGGCAGGTCTGGTGGCACGCGAGCTGACGTGGCCTGGTTTGGCGCTGGTGCTCGTGGGTGCCGTGGTCCTGCTGCGCCGGCGTGCCCGTGACGCCGTGTTGTGCGTCGGCGGTGCGGTCGGCGTGATGGCCCTGACCGTGAACATGAGCTCGAACGAAGACGAGGGGTTCATGTTGTCCGCGTTCCTCTTGTTGTGGCTCCTCGCGGCGTTTGGCCTTGAGGCGATCTGGTCGTGGCGCGGCCGGCTTGGCGCCATCGCGGCTCTCATCGTCAGCATTGGCCTGCCCGCGTCGCAGGTGGCCGGTAACTACGTCGCCAACGATCACCACCGGCGCACGTTCGAGACACGGTACTTCAACGCGCTGTTCGAGCGGTTGCCCGACAAGAGCGCCATCGTGATGGACAAGTACCCCACCAACATGATGCTGAACTACAAGCTGTTTGGTGAAGGCGCGGCAGCCGGGCGCGACATCGTGATGGTGCCGTCCGTGCCCGAGCAAGTCGTGGCGTTCCAGAAGCGTGGCTACAAAGTGTTCCTGTTCGATCAGGCCCGCGTGGAGTTGGCACAGTTTGACTACCGTGTGGAGCCTGTCCAGCTGAGCGCCGAGCCCTTCCCCGAGTACCTGCCGCAGGTTCGTGAGGGGTTCACTGTCGTGGTGGCCGCCACGCCTGTGGCGGCGGCTGGACTGATGTCGCACCCACAAGGCTGGGCGCACATTGGCGTCAGCCCCGATCGTGTGTTTCGCAAAGTGGGCACGCCGTATGGAGTCATTGGCGTGGCCGGTGCGCGCGGGACCGCCCTTGAGGCGCCTGAAGGGAACGAGGTCAATGTGTCGCTTGCGAGCGGCGCCGCTGTTGGCACAACCAACGCTCTGGCTCCGGCCGAGATTCGCGTTCAGGCCGACAGCCAGAGCGCAGCAATCTGGATCGGTGGGAAGGAGCAAGGACGCACCAGCGACGGCGCCGTGGTGGCCGTGGTCAGTCCCAGCGGGAGCGTGTTGGAGACGTTCGTCCTTCGTCCGGCCGACGAATTCCGGGTGCCATTCGACATGCGGCTTTTTCCGTTCTTCGAATTGACGTCAGCCGGCACATGTCTGAACCTCGGCAATCAGGGTTGGCGCGACATCTCGACGCTTCCGGTAGACGGCCGGGTGACGTTGCGCATCGACAACTATCGGGCGTTTGAGTCGCGAGCCACGTTTTATGTGGTTGGTGATCGGCCGGCGGCGCCCACGCTGTTCGACGCGCGTGGCACGGGAGAGCTGAAGGTCAGTGCCCAGTCCTTTCGCACCGGAGACGCGGCGGAGCGGCGCGCGATGGCCCGGGTCATGGCAGACGACAACCAGGTGCTGCCGCTGGATGCGCCGGCGGGAAGTGTTGTGTCTCGTGTGGAAGTGGCCGTGAACGACAACGGCGACTACAAGGCCGCGCTGCTTGATCTCGGTCTGCACCCCACGCGCACGCTGGTCCGGGTCACGGTTGATCTGAATAATCCCCGGCGGGCCACCGTGTGCGGCGCGGCACCAGGAATCTCACGATAG